A genome region from Penicillium psychrofluorescens genome assembly, chromosome: 3 includes the following:
- a CDS encoding uncharacterized protein (ID:PFLUO_005785-T1.cds;~source:funannotate), with protein sequence MDIMQSSCKQWGFANNSPTEIAELKQAIAEVGEQTGVDTRFIFAIVMQESNGCVRVPTTENGVTNPGLMQSHDGTGTCVKTVNGAEVGVTPCPKSTIHQMINDGTAGTSSGAGLKQCLAQATGSGATQYYQAARIYNSGSLAASGNLGQGGATACYVSDLTNRLVGWSSGPTDCDANTIGSLTGSSGGSSTGSSPTSTSSPVPSPTETVPATSPPSPPSPSETPSPTTTTTPDTPTGSSAPAASVYPYAASPCQKYYTVQSGDYCDDVATDLGITFSQLRQWNSGLDAECSNLWLGYQYCVSA encoded by the coding sequence ATGGATATCATGCAGTCCTCTTGTAAACAATGGGGCTTTGCTAACAATTCGCCTACCGAAATAGCCGAACTGAAGCAGGCCATCGCAGAGGTTGGTGAGCAGACTGGCGTCGACACCCGGTTCATCTTTGCGATTGTGATGCAAGAGAGCAACGGATGTGTCAGAGTCCCAACCACGGAGAATGGTGTGACCAACCCGGGTCTGATGCAGAGTCATGATGGCACCGGCACTTGCGTCAAGACTGTCAACGGCGCAGAAGTTGGAGTGACCCCGTGCCCGAAGTCAACAATCCATCAAATGATCAATGATGGCACTGCGGGAACATCCAGCGGTGCTGGTCTCAAGCAGTGCCTCGCACAGGCGACGGGCAGTGGAGCAACGCAATACTACCAGGCCGCGCGCATCTACAACTCGGGATCTCTGGCTGCGTCAGGAAATCTGGGCCAGGGCGGTGCAACGGCTTGTTATGTCTCTGACCTCACGAACCGGCTCGTAGGATGGTCTTCTGGCCCGACTGACTGTGATGCAAACACGATCGGTTCTTTGACCGGCTCGAGCGGTGGGTCTAGCACTGGGTCCTCTCCGACCAGCACCAGCTCCCCTGTCCCGTCGCCCACCGAGACCGTCCCGGCCAcatcgccaccatcgccCCCATCGCCCAGTGAGACTCCAAGCCCAACAACCACAACTACCCCCGATACTCCTACAGGGAGCAGTGCACCGGCTGCATCTGTGTATCCCTACGCCGCATCCCCGTGCCAGAAGTATTACACGGTACAGTCTGGCGATTATTGTGATGATGTTGCAACGGATCTCGGTATCACTTTCTCTCAACTTCGTCAGTGGAATTCTGGCTTGGATGCAGAATGCTCGAATCTCTGGCTTGGATACCAATATTGCGTGTCGGCTTAA
- a CDS encoding uncharacterized protein (ID:PFLUO_005784-T1.cds;~source:funannotate) — MGSTSTIPSPHIVKAEGLPYFTPANNGGAARNAQDPSTPTLFRPLRIRDMVLKNRIMVAPMCMYSAESSPASPAVGALTDFHIAHLGHLASKGAGLVFIEATAVQPNGRISPNDSGLWQEGTDSEQFKGLRRVVDFAHSQGAKLGIQLAHAGRKASTVSPWLSAQQGQKSIRADESVGGWPSNVVGPSGGEEHQWSPGDIQYWPPRELSTAEVEEVVRAFARSAELSVKAGVDVIEIHAAHGYLVNEFMSPVTNHRTDKYGGSFENRVRIIREIAMATRAVIPSGMPLLLRISATEWLENDAIAAQRGSWDMESSVRLAKMLPELGIDLLDVSSGGNHKDQRIQPHTNYQIDLAGQLRKEIHAAGQKTLVGAVGFITEAENARRIVQGADEARSTEAMLSGEEPKADAVLMARQFLREPEWVLTAAKKLGVKVWLPLQFARGLL, encoded by the coding sequence ATGGGCTCTACATCTACGATTCCCTCGCCTCACATAGTCAAGGCGGAGGGACTTCCTTACTTCACCCCCGCCAACAATGGCGGTGCCGCCCGCAATGCCCAGGATCCCAGCACACCCACCCTGTTTCGTCCCTTGCGTATCCGCGATATGGTCCTCAAAAATCGCATTATGGTTGCTCCCATGTGCATGTATTCTGCTGAATCCAGTCCAGCGTCTCCAGCGGTCGGCGCCTTGACGGATTTCCACATCGCCCACTTGGGCCACCTCGCTTCCAAGGGCGCCGGGCTGGTTTTTATTGAGGCGACGGCGGTGCAGCCGAATGGTCGCATTTCACCCAATGACTCTGGTTTGTGGCAGGAAGGCACCGATTCGGAACAGTTCAAGGGCCTACGTCGCGTCGTCGACTTTGCGCACAGCCAAGGAGCCAAGCTTGGCATCCAACTCGCTCATGCTGGCCGGAAAGCAAGTACGGTCTCCCCCTGGCTCTCAGCCCAGCAGGGCCAGAAGAGTATTAGGGCGGACGAGAGCGTCGGGGGCTGGCCGTCAAACGTGGTAGGCCCTTCTGGCGGCGAAGAGCACCAGTGGAGCCCCGGCGATATCCAATATTGGCCTCCGCGTGAGCTGAGTACGgcagaggtggaagaggtTGTTCGTGCCTTTGCACGAAGCGCCGAGCTCTCCGTCAAGGCAGGAGTTGATGTGATTGAGATCCACGCAGCTCATGGTTATCTGGTTAATGAGTTCATGAGCCCCGTCACGAACCACCGAACCGATAAATACGGTGGGAGCTTTGAGAACCGAGTCCGGATCATCCGGGAAATTGCGATGGCCACCCGTGCAGTGATTCCGAGTGGCATGCCGTTGCTACTTCGCATCAGCGCCACAGAGTGGCTGGAGAACGATGCAATTGCCGCCCAAAGGGGTAGTTGGGACATGGAATCGTCCGTCCGATTAGCAAAGATGCTTCCCGAACTGGGCATTGACTTGCTGGATGTCAGCTCTGGTGGAAACCACAAAGATCAAAGAATCCAGCCGCATACCAATTATCAGATTGACTTGGCCGGTCAGCTGCGCAAGGAAATTCACGCGGCGGGTCAGAAAACATTGGTGGGAGCTGTTGGGTTCATCACCGAGGCCGAAAATGCCCGACGGATTGTTCAGGGTGCGGATGAAGCCCGCTCGACGGAGGCAATGTTGTCAGGCGAGGAGCCCAAAGCTGATGCGGTCTTGATGGCCCGCCAGTTCCTGCGAGAGCCGGAATGGGTGTTGACGGCAGCCAAGAAGCTCGGTGTCAAGGTGTGGCTCCCCTTGCAATTCGCACGGGGTTTGCTCTGA
- a CDS encoding uncharacterized protein (ID:PFLUO_005783-T1.cds;~source:funannotate) — protein MSVIGTQDAHRACRASQSGASARPMHPLDALSAQEIPAAADLIRHYAAPRQIKFNCITLHEPAKVEYAAFRNGSGPRPERRAFSIALERGTPKVSEVVVNLTTRRVESWKDVRDALPTLTLDDLDIVERLARTHPKVIEVCQEIGIMDMSKVYFDAWAIGIDERWGFERRLQQALPYYRSSTYDNQYAHPLDFTIVADTETEEILSIDVRRVNGERTSVPWQEHNYLPEFISDFYRHDRLKPVDITQPRGVSFRMNGNEIEWAGYKMHIGFNYREGIVLSDVRLDDPYEQRERTLFNRISVVEMVVPYGCPKPPHHRKNAFDVGEYGSGLMTNSLKLGCDCKGTIHYLDAVLSTATGEPTVVKNAVCIHEEDNGLLYKHTDFRDNRVISARDRKLIISQIITAANYEYAFYHTFTLDGTYKLEMKLTGMLNTYCLHPSEQAAPYGTEVAKGIDAQNHQHIFSLRVDPEIDGTCNTVVQSDAVPAEEPVGSEGNFYGNGFLAKKTPLRTALEGASTYCHETNRSWDIVNPSRLSVAKKPVGYKIINNQCPALLAKPGSTVYKRAGFARKSLWVLPYRDHELFPAGAYVCQSAGEPNHPDNETIVDWAARNESIENTDIVCYIQFGLTHFPRTEDFPIMPAEPVSVMLRASNFFQKNPALWVPPSNVSRDYTSCDAFPAKGAYCPSKAAPKL, from the exons ATGTCTGTCATTGGAACTCAGGATGCACACCGGGCATGCCGTGCTTCCCAGTCGGGTGCTTCGGCCCGACCGATGCACCCCCTTG ATGCCCTCTCCGCACAGGAGATCCCGGCTGCTGCAGACCTGATTCGTCATTACGCTGCTCCCAGACAAATCAAGTTCAACTGCATTACTCTGCACGAACCAGCCAAGGTAGAATATGCAGCTTTCCGAAATGGCTCGGGCCCTCGGCCTGAGCGACGTGCCTTCTCCATCGCGCTTGAACGGGGAACTCCTAAGGTCTCGGAAGTGGTGGTGAACCTCACGACTCGGCGAGTGGAATCCTGGAAGGATGTCCGCGATGCTCTTCCCACTCTGACTTTGGACGATTTGGATATCGTTGAGCGACTTGCCCGGACCCACCCGAAAGTGATCGAGGTCTGTCAAGAGATTGGCATCATGGATATGTCCAAAGTCTACTTTGATGCATGGGCTATCGGTATCGATGAACGGTGGGGATTTGAACGAAGACTGCAGCAGGCCCTGCCGTATTATCGGAGCTCAACCTACGACAACCAATACGCTCACCCCTTGGACTTTACCATCGTGGCCGATACGGAGACCGAGGAAATTCTGTCCATTGATGTGCGTCGGGTCAATGGAGAAAGGACATCGGTTCCCTGGCAAGAGCACAATTACCTACCCGAGTTCATCTCCGACTTCTATCGCCATGATCGCTTGAAACCGGTGGATATTACGCAACCCCGGGGCGTTTCATTTCGCATGAATGGCAACGAGATTGAGTGGGCTGGGTATAAGATGCATATTGGCTTCAATTATCGAGAAGGCATTGTGTTGTCTGATGTGCGGCTGGATGACCCGTATGAACAGCGCGAAAGGACCCTGTTCAACAGAATCAGCGTCGTCGAGATGGTCGTGCCCTACGGATGTCCCAAGCCTCCGCATCATCGCAAAAACGCCTTTGACGTTGGAGAATACGGGAGTGGCTTGATGACGAATTCTCTCAAACTCGGCTGTGACTGCAAAGGAACCATCCATTACCTCGATGCTGTGCTTTCCACGGCAACGGGGGAGCCGACAGTTGTGAAAAATGCAGTGTGTATCCACGAAGAGGACAACGGCCTCCTCTATAAACATACAGACTTCCGAGACA ATCGTGTCATCTCTGCCCGGGACCGCAAGCTCATCATTTCCCAAATCATTACCGCGGCTAATTACGAATATGCGTTCTACCACACTTTCACGTTAGATGGGACCTATAAGTTGGAAATGAAATTGACCGGGATGCTAAACACCTATTGTTTACACCCCTCGGAGCAGGCGGCTCCTTATGGGACGGAGGTGGCCAAGGGGATTGATGCCCAGAACCATCAGCATATATTTTCGCTTCGGGTCGATCCGGAGATTGATGGGACATGCAACACCGTGGTGCAGAGTGATGCTGTGCCGGCGGAAGAGCCGGTAGGCTCAGAGGGCAATTTCTATGGCAATGGCTTCCTGGCGAAAAAGACTCCCCTGCGAACTGCGTTGGAAGGGGCCAGCACCTACTGTCACGAAACAAATCGCTCCTGGGATATCGTCAACCCCAGCCGACTCAGTGTCGCCAAGAAACCCGTGGGTTacaagatcatcaacaaccagtGTCCGGCCCTGCTAGCCAAACCCGGAAGTACAGTCTACAAGCGAGCTGGGTTTGCCCGCAAATCCCTTTGGGTCTTGCCGTACCGAGATCATGAACTCTTTCCAGCAGGAGCTTATGTCTGTCAGTCAGCGGGGGAGCCCAACCATCCCGATAACGAAACCATTGTGGACTGGGCAGCGCGCAATGAATCGATCGAGAACACGGACATTGTGTGCTACATCCAATTCGGCCTGACGCATTTCCCGCGCACAGAGGATTTCCCTATCATGCCAGCAGAGCCTGTCAGTGTCATGTTGCGGGCATCcaatttcttccagaagAACCCAGCTCTGTGGGTGCCCCCATCCAACGTGTCCAGAGATTATACCTCGTGCGATGCGTTCCCAGCCAAAGGCGCATACTGCCCATCGAAGGCGGCTCCGAAGCTCTAA
- a CDS encoding uncharacterized protein (ID:PFLUO_005782-T1.cds;~source:funannotate) has translation MSTTVFSNGRIFCPSGSSDRDGFASALVVTGERISYVGSEADAPVVQANASGAVSVDLGGRVMLPGFIDGHVHILNFGLSLQKLDLLQCKRLDQIRQAITTFAADQPSEPRILCRGWIQSTIPGQALATMLDDLDPRPIYVEALDLHSTWCNTAALRELQVESIVDPPGGTIHRDDDGRPSGLLDESAQFNIVWPFLDQAASMDKKLTAIDAAFSAHRSAGYTGLVDMAMDEKNWEALHLYRSQRGELPMHVTAHWLIPYSENLEEIFGHIDRAIDLHHSFNRLVSPEISINGIKLICDGTVDGCTAGLLQPYGGRSDISEPIWPAAALAAAIDRATNAGLQCAIHAIGDRTVQQAIDCLSQVPDLRNCRHRIEHLELTTPEDAKRLGDLGIIASVQPVHSDPATFGAWPELLGLQRCKRAFAYREFEEGGAHLVFGTDAPTAKHLPLPNLYNATTRRSALDPASTETVNPEFAVSLSTAITAATAGAAFACFADSSTGSLQAGLQADFVVLDMRWTAEQLLDARVCQTWYKGRKTFDVDADGR, from the coding sequence ATGTCAACCACCGTCTTTTCCAACGGCCGCATCTTCTGTCCCTCGGGATCGTCCGATCGGGATGGCTTTGCCTCCGCTCTGGTCGTCACCGGCGAACGCATCAGCTACGTGGGTTCAGAGGCCGATGCCCCTGTGGTTCAGGCAAATGCGTCTGGGGCTGTCTCGGTCGATCTGGGCGGTCGAGTGATGCTGCCAGGCTTCATTGACGGCCACGTCCATATTCTCAACTTCGGCTTGTCCCTGCAGAAgctggatcttctgcagTGCAAGAGGCTGGATCAGATCCGGCAGGCTATTACCACCTTTGCGGCAGATCAGCCGTCCGAGCCACGCATTCTTTGTCGCGGATGGATCCAATCCACCATTCCGGGCCAGGCACTCGCTACgatgctggatgatctggatcCTCGACCGATATACGTCGAGGCACTGGATCTGCACTCAACTTGGTGCAATACAGCTGCCCTTCGGGAGCTACAGGTAGAATCGATAGTCGATCCTCCCGGTGGAACGATTCATCGTGATGACGATGGCCGACCATCCGGCCTGCTCGACGAGTCTGCCCAGTTTAATATTGTGTGGCCATTTCTCGACCAGGCTgcatccatggataaaaAACTGACAGCGATTGATGCTGCATTCAGCGCGCATCGGTCTGCTGGATATACCGGACTAGTGGATATGgccatggacgagaagaacTGGGAGGCACTTCATTTATATCGTAGCCAACGCGGTGAACTACCCATGCATGTAACGGCGCATTGGTTGATTCCGTACTCAGAGAATCTAGAAGAGATTTTTGGCCATATTGATCGTGCGATCGATTTGCACCACAGCTTCAATCGTTTGGTTTCCCCTGAGATCAGCATCAACGGCATCAAACTGATATGTGACGGGACCGTGGACGGTTGCACGGCCGGCTTGCTACAGCCATATGGCGGCAGATCAGATATCAGCGAACCCATTTGGCCAGCGGCTGCTTTGGCTGCGGCCATTGACCGCGCTACGAATGCTGGGCTCCAATGCGCCATCCATGCTATCGGAGACCGAACAGTACAACAGGCTATTGATTGCTTATCTCAGGTCCCAGATCTTCGCAACTGTCGACACCGCATTGAGCATCTGGAACTGACCACTCCGGAGGATGCAAAGCGTCTCGGTGACCTGGGAATCATTGCCTCTGTACAGCCTGTTCATTCCGATCCCGCTACCTTTGGGGCATGGCCAGAGCTCCTCGGTCTGCAGCGCTGCAAACGGGCGTTTGCCTATCGAGAGTTTGAAGAGGGTGGTGCCCACCTAGTCTTTGGGACTGATGCCCCAACCGCAAAACATCTGCCCTTGCCAAATCTCTACAATGCCACCACACGCCGTTCTGCCCTCGATCCGGCTTCTACGGAGACCGTCAATCCAGAATTCGCTGTGTCTCTCTCTACGGCCATCAcagcggccacggcgggTGCCGCTTTTGCTTGCTTTGCCGATTCCTCGACAGGAAGTTTACAGGCTGGACTCCAAGCTGATTTTGTGGTACTGGACATGCGGTGGACTGCCGAGCAGCTGTTGGATGCTCGGGTCTGTCAGACATGGTacaagggaagaaagacTTTTGATGTAGACGCGGATGGGCGCTAA